One window from the genome of Bacillus weihaiensis encodes:
- a CDS encoding adenosylcobinamide amidohydrolase — translation MINLQDVSGGYTKTPIVKNINLLIQQGEFHALIGPNGSGKTTLIKLLTGILPIQSGTLTIFNKPVKSYSTLERAKLMAVLTQETSVEFEFTVEEIVMLGRYPHQGGFIRHIKKRDKEIVDRMMKKTSTYSYRHKSFKQLSGGEKQRVLLAKALAQEPKILILDEPTNHLDVRHTIEMLQILKEDQAKNNLTIVAILHDLNIAALFADRISLLESGTLVAEGGATLLNNQDILEQVYGVKMKATSHPVVPKPQLSLLPNQTNEHTVMLSHTLLSTKEYIHLAFPKHLRTISNAVLGEGLSWNKHFFNFHVDHHYTCSYPKQDLIKWIEQIGWNPAESVGMMTAVILEDACIDTQCIDDIEIVTMITAGGSNAVDITKNHVDDLGHRVGTVNIMVFVDAHLTDGALVNAIQSATEAKTKAFKTLEINDPETNTIATGTSTDCTMIAATQNGTITPYAGSGTKLGKAIGSAVYTGVLSALKKYEKRKKDDDNI, via the coding sequence ATGATAAATCTACAAGATGTTTCAGGTGGCTATACAAAAACTCCTATTGTAAAAAACATAAATCTCCTAATTCAACAAGGAGAATTTCATGCTCTAATTGGTCCAAATGGAAGTGGTAAAACAACCTTAATTAAGCTATTAACCGGAATATTACCTATTCAATCTGGTACCCTAACCATATTTAATAAACCCGTAAAATCCTACTCTACATTAGAAAGAGCTAAATTAATGGCAGTATTAACACAAGAAACCTCAGTGGAATTTGAATTTACTGTTGAAGAGATTGTGATGCTTGGTCGCTATCCACATCAAGGTGGATTCATTCGTCATATTAAGAAAAGGGATAAAGAAATCGTAGATCGAATGATGAAAAAAACCTCGACATATTCCTATAGGCATAAATCCTTTAAGCAATTAAGTGGAGGAGAAAAACAACGTGTTTTACTTGCGAAGGCTTTGGCACAGGAGCCTAAGATTTTAATATTAGATGAACCAACAAATCATTTGGATGTGAGACACACAATAGAGATGCTACAAATTTTAAAGGAAGATCAAGCAAAGAACAACTTAACCATTGTTGCAATATTACATGATTTAAATATTGCGGCTCTTTTTGCTGATCGCATAAGTTTATTAGAATCTGGTACACTCGTTGCAGAAGGTGGGGCGACACTCTTAAATAATCAAGACATCTTAGAGCAAGTGTATGGAGTAAAGATGAAAGCAACTTCACATCCTGTTGTACCAAAGCCGCAGCTTTCCTTACTTCCAAATCAAACCAATGAACACACAGTAATGCTAAGCCATACTCTTTTGTCCACTAAGGAATATATACACCTTGCTTTCCCAAAACATTTACGCACAATATCCAATGCAGTATTAGGAGAAGGCTTATCATGGAATAAACACTTTTTTAATTTTCACGTAGATCATCATTATACCTGCTCTTATCCAAAACAAGATTTAATAAAATGGATTGAGCAGATTGGCTGGAATCCAGCTGAATCGGTAGGAATGATGACAGCTGTGATCTTAGAAGATGCGTGTATAGATACACAATGCATTGATGACATAGAAATAGTCACAATGATCACTGCAGGAGGTAGCAATGCTGTCGATATTACGAAAAACCACGTTGATGATTTAGGACATAGAGTAGGTACAGTTAATATCATGGTCTTCGTTGATGCCCATTTAACAGATGGGGCACTTGTAAATGCTATTCAGTCAGCTACAGAAGCGAAAACAAAAGCATTTAAAACTTTAGAAATTAACGATCCTGAAACGAATACCATCGCAACTGGAACGTCGACAGATTGTACAATGATTGCAGCAACACAAAATGGTACCATTACCCCCTATGCAGGATCTGGTACAAAGCTTGGAAAAGCAATTGGCTCTGCCGTTTATACTGGTGTGTTATCAGCTCTTAAAAAATATGAAAAGCGAAAAAAAGATGATGACAACATTTGA
- a CDS encoding bifunctional adenosylcobinamide kinase/adenosylcobinamide-phosphate guanylyltransferase yields the protein MQLVVGGAYSGKRALIREKESTFELFSAYNEQALKEWTSFLTSSTPVVVEGWEIWVLQQITQGKSLETIKSYFFNEIDKICAQEKVLGHSIYFIMLEMGRGIVPILEKDRHLRDLCGWILQYSTKKADNVYYCWHGLTQKLK from the coding sequence ATGCAACTCGTGGTCGGAGGTGCCTACTCTGGAAAAAGGGCTTTAATAAGAGAAAAAGAGAGTACATTCGAGCTATTTAGTGCCTACAATGAACAAGCCCTAAAAGAGTGGACTTCCTTTTTAACATCCTCTACTCCTGTTGTAGTAGAAGGGTGGGAAATATGGGTGCTCCAGCAAATAACTCAAGGAAAAAGCTTAGAAACCATTAAATCCTACTTTTTTAATGAGATTGATAAAATATGCGCTCAAGAAAAAGTGCTAGGACACTCGATATATTTTATCATGCTAGAAATGGGAAGAGGCATTGTACCTATTCTTGAAAAAGATCGACACCTTCGAGATCTTTGTGGCTGGATTCTTCAGTATTCAACGAAAAAAGCTGATAATGTGTATTATTGCTGGCATGGACTCACACAAAAGCTAAAATGA
- a CDS encoding adenosylcobinamide-GDP ribazoletransferase encodes MKGFLHGIVLSIQFLTRIPIPMTIPWEARSIKGALMSFVIVGYIIGGCLATTLYIMENTFPPYATTFALLSLWVFLTGGLHLDGLMDVVDALGSNASLTKKHEIMKDPHVGSFSVVALFFHLGGKAVFLHVIVTSNHLTSAQLALVLLFIPACSRLFALFLLYKGPLIKQEGLAYEWKRYLSGKEVLIASLFLFIPLLIQPMMVGLLLSYLILFIVASYRIHTTFQGINGDIVGAAIEGGELWGLTVLSMFILFVTG; translated from the coding sequence ATGAAAGGTTTCTTACACGGAATTGTATTATCTATTCAATTTCTCACGCGTATCCCAATTCCTATGACGATTCCATGGGAGGCTCGTTCTATCAAAGGGGCGCTTATGTCATTTGTAATAGTCGGTTATATAATTGGGGGCTGTTTAGCTACCACTCTCTATATAATGGAAAATACATTCCCACCCTATGCAACTACATTTGCTTTGCTTTCTTTATGGGTATTTTTAACAGGAGGGTTACATCTTGACGGCTTAATGGATGTAGTTGACGCTTTAGGCTCTAATGCGTCATTAACAAAAAAACACGAAATCATGAAGGATCCCCACGTTGGGAGTTTTTCTGTTGTAGCTCTATTTTTCCATCTTGGCGGGAAGGCAGTTTTTCTTCATGTCATTGTAACAAGTAACCATTTGACATCAGCACAACTTGCACTTGTCTTGCTGTTTATCCCAGCGTGTAGCAGGTTATTTGCCTTGTTCCTTCTTTATAAAGGACCACTGATAAAACAGGAGGGACTAGCTTATGAGTGGAAAAGATACCTATCAGGTAAAGAGGTCTTAATTGCCTCTTTATTTCTGTTCATTCCATTGCTTATACAGCCAATGATGGTTGGACTACTGTTATCATATTTAATTTTGTTTATTGTCGCTTCTTATCGAATTCATACTACGTTTCAAGGAATTAATGGAGATATAGTTGGCGCAGCAATTGAAGGGGGAGAATTATGGGGGCTAACAGTCTTATCCATGTTTATCTTATTCGTCACGGGATAA
- the cobJ gene encoding precorrin-3B C(17)-methyltransferase produces MRLQGKLVVIGFGPGSFEHMTNRAMEAIKESDYIIGYKTYVDLIRDLLTNQKIISTGMSEEVSRAQAAVRYAEEGKTVAVISSGDSGVYGMAGLVYEVLIEKGWKEKTGVSVEVVPGISAINSCASLLGAPIMHDACTISLSDHLTPWEIIERRIDAAGQADFVVTLYNPKSGRRTRQIQEAQRILLKYRAPNTPVGLVKSAYRDRQKIEMTDLEHMLDFDIGMLTTVVIGNSSTFLYDNKMITPRGYQRKYTLNTKEQRLRPHERLRHENEPWALHGGKNEEITPVRQKPKQISSPTLSLHLAEEALQKVSNQVIQEKHEAIVQTPITSIFEFAVSPGIVNKKFTPSQMIALAEVVGEEGSMEYTPHHQLYMKVPTSNPEIITKKLTDEGFILEPIGDVFQIKACDFCEGEKKDSIPYAEDIHNKLSGLNLPKELKLGFNGCGMACYGAVNEDIGLVFRKGKFDLFIGAKTVGRTAHPGQPVAEGIDPDRIVQTIESIIFEYKENAHPNERLFKYFKRVGKIQNYEYRDMTPKIEIEPAPCGD; encoded by the coding sequence ATGAGGTTGCAAGGTAAGTTAGTCGTCATTGGTTTTGGACCAGGAAGCTTTGAGCATATGACAAATCGCGCAATGGAAGCAATTAAAGAAAGTGATTATATAATTGGTTATAAAACATATGTTGATCTCATTCGAGACTTATTAACAAATCAGAAGATTATAAGTACTGGCATGTCAGAGGAGGTAAGCAGAGCCCAAGCTGCGGTACGCTATGCAGAGGAAGGCAAAACCGTTGCCGTCATCTCTAGTGGAGATTCAGGTGTATATGGAATGGCCGGATTAGTGTACGAGGTGTTAATTGAAAAAGGGTGGAAGGAGAAAACAGGTGTATCAGTCGAGGTTGTACCAGGTATTTCGGCGATCAATTCATGTGCTTCTTTACTTGGAGCACCTATTATGCACGATGCATGTACGATTAGCTTGAGCGATCACCTTACTCCCTGGGAGATTATCGAAAGACGGATTGATGCTGCTGGACAAGCAGATTTTGTTGTAACTTTATATAATCCTAAAAGCGGTCGAAGAACTCGACAAATTCAAGAAGCACAAAGAATTTTATTAAAATATCGAGCGCCCAATACTCCTGTTGGTTTAGTTAAAAGTGCTTATCGAGATCGGCAAAAGATTGAAATGACAGACTTAGAACATATGCTTGACTTCGACATTGGTATGTTAACAACAGTTGTAATTGGGAATTCTTCAACCTTTCTCTATGATAACAAAATGATTACCCCAAGAGGATATCAACGGAAATATACGTTAAATACGAAAGAGCAAAGGCTACGACCTCATGAACGTCTTCGTCATGAAAATGAACCATGGGCATTGCATGGTGGAAAGAATGAGGAAATAACACCTGTCCGACAAAAACCAAAGCAAATAAGCTCTCCTACTTTATCCTTGCATTTAGCAGAAGAAGCTTTACAGAAGGTATCGAACCAAGTCATACAAGAGAAACATGAAGCGATTGTCCAAACACCTATCACATCCATTTTTGAATTTGCAGTGAGTCCTGGTATTGTGAACAAAAAATTCACTCCATCTCAAATGATTGCCTTAGCAGAAGTTGTTGGAGAAGAAGGTTCTATGGAATATACTCCACATCATCAGCTATACATGAAGGTTCCAACTTCAAACCCTGAAATCATTACAAAAAAGCTGACAGACGAAGGGTTTATATTAGAACCAATTGGAGACGTGTTTCAAATAAAAGCATGTGACTTTTGTGAAGGAGAGAAAAAGGATTCTATTCCTTACGCAGAAGACATTCATAACAAGCTTAGTGGCTTAAATTTACCAAAAGAATTAAAGCTAGGATTTAACGGCTGCGGAATGGCTTGTTACGGTGCAGTAAATGAAGATATTGGACTTGTGTTTAGAAAGGGGAAATTCGATTTATTTATAGGAGCTAAAACAGTAGGACGCACAGCACATCCAGGGCAGCCGGTTGCTGAAGGGATCGATCCTGACAGAATCGTTCAAACCATTGAAAGCATCATTTTTGAATATAAAGAAAATGCTCATCCAAACGAACGCCTATTTAAATATTTTAAACGTGTAGGGAAAATCCAAAACTATGAATATCGAGATATGACACCAAAGATCGAAATAGAGCCAGCTCCTTGTGGAGACTAA
- a CDS encoding (2Fe-2S) ferredoxin domain-containing protein, with protein sequence MTTWNLSETKHHVLICNGSSCMRKGGEEATQAFRDEITKLDLDSTIHTTRTRCNGRCKDACVAIVYPEGTWYKGLTPELSREIVQQHLVKGEIVEEAVIYQYENNSFTPPVNSKSIKGIEKPVKENV encoded by the coding sequence ATGACGACTTGGAATCTATCAGAAACAAAGCATCATGTACTCATTTGCAACGGCAGTAGCTGTATGAGAAAAGGAGGCGAAGAAGCAACTCAGGCTTTCCGAGATGAAATTACAAAATTAGATCTAGATTCAACAATCCATACGACAAGAACGCGATGTAATGGAAGATGCAAAGATGCTTGTGTAGCTATTGTCTATCCTGAAGGCACATGGTACAAAGGCTTGACTCCTGAGCTTAGTAGAGAAATCGTACAACAACATTTAGTAAAAGGGGAAATTGTAGAAGAAGCTGTCATTTATCAATACGAAAATAACTCCTTTACACCGCCAGTCAACTCTAAATCGATTAAAGGAATCGAAAAACCAGTAAAAGAAAATGTGTAA
- a CDS encoding histidine phosphatase family protein, with protein sequence MGANSLIHVYLIRHGITKYNLDRRYLGHTDEPLLYNNQHQFSDISQQLADTTFDYCFTSDLKRCTQTGRLLLNDHMFCEDKRLRELHFGDWEGATYQTLKHLPAYQAWLHDMVNIAPPNGESFVRLRARVNEFFQEFFSSQNKKEKNVLLVTHGGVIRACLIMFKIAKNLWDYPIEHGKGFKLSFQFDKHKEEWICNSWSEVPTLEKGL encoded by the coding sequence ATGGGGGCTAACAGTCTTATCCATGTTTATCTTATTCGTCACGGGATAACAAAATATAATCTTGATAGACGATATCTTGGTCATACAGACGAACCATTACTATATAATAATCAACATCAATTTTCCGACATATCACAGCAACTAGCAGATACTACTTTTGATTATTGTTTCACTAGTGATCTAAAACGTTGTACACAAACAGGTCGCCTTCTTTTAAACGATCACATGTTTTGTGAGGATAAAAGACTGAGAGAATTGCATTTTGGAGATTGGGAAGGTGCTACTTATCAGACCCTAAAACATCTACCTGCTTATCAAGCCTGGCTACACGATATGGTCAATATCGCTCCTCCAAATGGAGAAAGCTTTGTTCGTTTGAGAGCACGAGTGAATGAATTTTTTCAAGAATTTTTCTCTTCCCAAAACAAAAAAGAGAAAAACGTTCTTCTTGTTACTCATGGTGGGGTTATCCGAGCTTGTTTAATCATGTTCAAAATCGCTAAAAATCTATGGGACTATCCAATCGAGCATGGAAAAGGCTTCAAGCTGAGCTTTCAATTTGATAAACATAAGGAGGAATGGATATGCAACTCGTGGTCGGAGGTGCCTACTCTGGAAAAAGGGCTTTAA
- the cobD gene encoding threonine-phosphate decarboxylase CobD: MKWPAHGGQPEKMYSLTGLKQDKQVYDFSANLNPLGPPEAMKLVDPQILYTSNRYPDPDYLEATRQISLHEGVSKHNLLATNGGAEAIFLTAQFFSNKKALILEPTFSEYRRACSIYNLTITTLTYDEKNEFSLPMENLLSTLETVDVVFLCRPNNPTGTMSSYADMKQIIEHASTHHTAVVVDEAFIHFVRSEFEDLTSLQKTYDNLILLRSLTKIFSIPGLRLGYVIAHEKIIRTLKGNQIPWSINSVVINLLPTLFKDQHFIKNTKVWLEQQLAYLSTELRSLDFYITPSVANFYLLKDLHQDQANLLNYLLEHGIIPRHTHTFIGLDGRYLRFAVRTEEENHYLLHVLKMWRENR, translated from the coding sequence ATGAAATGGCCAGCACATGGAGGACAACCAGAAAAAATGTATTCATTAACAGGTCTAAAACAAGACAAGCAGGTATATGATTTTAGTGCAAATCTTAATCCATTAGGACCACCTGAAGCTATGAAACTAGTAGACCCGCAAATCTTATATACAAGTAATCGGTATCCTGACCCAGATTATCTGGAAGCAACGAGACAGATCAGTTTACATGAAGGCGTATCGAAACATAATCTTTTAGCAACAAATGGTGGAGCTGAAGCCATTTTTCTTACAGCGCAGTTCTTTTCTAATAAAAAGGCTTTAATTCTTGAACCCACCTTTTCTGAATATAGGCGTGCGTGTAGCATCTATAACCTTACGATCACAACCCTTACATATGATGAAAAAAACGAGTTTTCCCTACCAATGGAGAACTTACTTTCCACACTAGAAACTGTAGATGTTGTCTTTTTATGCCGACCTAATAATCCTACAGGGACAATGTCAAGCTATGCCGACATGAAACAAATTATTGAACATGCATCCACTCATCATACAGCTGTAGTAGTTGATGAAGCATTCATTCATTTTGTACGAAGTGAGTTTGAGGATCTTACATCCTTACAAAAGACGTATGATAATCTAATCCTCCTTCGATCCTTAACAAAGATTTTTTCCATACCTGGTTTACGATTAGGTTATGTCATTGCCCATGAGAAGATCATTCGAACGTTAAAAGGTAATCAAATTCCTTGGAGTATAAACAGTGTTGTCATAAACCTCCTACCGACTCTTTTTAAGGACCAGCACTTTATTAAAAATACTAAAGTATGGCTAGAACAACAATTGGCGTATTTATCTACAGAACTCCGATCTCTGGATTTTTACATAACGCCATCTGTAGCGAATTTTTACTTACTAAAGGATCTTCATCAAGATCAGGCAAACCTTTTAAACTACTTATTAGAACATGGTATTATTCCAAGACATACTCATACATTTATCGGTTTAGATGGGCGCTACCTACGCTTTGCTGTGAGAACGGAAGAGGAAAATCATTATTTACTACATGTGTTAAAAATGTGGAGGGAAAATAGATGA
- a CDS encoding ABC transporter substrate-binding protein, with amino-acid sequence MTTMMKRWTLTTIIAVLMVFTAACGTNKDQPVNDTSSQETETAEESSQPQSDETFPVTVVDGTGEEITIEDEPETIISVIPSNTEITYAIGQGEKLIAVDNYSNYPEETAELEKIGDQQLDVEKILALQPDLALVTEYQHENNPDILNQFKENGTDVVVINSAESFDQVYASINLIGKVTGAAEEAQNVVQEMQDRLEVVKEKASRIEEPKRVWVEVSPAPDIFTPGQNTFMHEMLESIHAVNTAGDQTGWVKMTEEEIVTLNPDVIITTYGYYVDNPAEGVLSREGWTEVPAIKNEQVYDVNNDTVTRPGPRLIDGVETLAELIYPDVFKN; translated from the coding sequence ATGACAACTATGATGAAAAGGTGGACATTAACTACTATCATCGCTGTATTAATGGTTTTCACTGCAGCATGTGGTACAAATAAAGACCAACCAGTGAATGACACCTCAAGCCAAGAAACAGAAACGGCTGAGGAAAGTAGCCAGCCACAATCAGATGAAACTTTCCCTGTCACAGTGGTAGATGGAACGGGTGAGGAAATTACGATAGAGGATGAACCAGAAACAATTATTTCTGTAATCCCTAGCAATACTGAAATTACATATGCCATTGGACAAGGTGAAAAGCTAATAGCAGTTGATAATTACAGCAACTATCCCGAAGAAACAGCCGAGTTAGAAAAGATTGGCGATCAGCAACTAGATGTAGAAAAAATACTAGCTCTTCAGCCGGATTTAGCGCTTGTTACAGAATATCAGCATGAAAACAATCCTGATATTCTCAACCAATTTAAAGAGAACGGAACAGACGTTGTCGTCATTAACAGTGCTGAATCATTTGATCAAGTTTACGCTTCAATTAATTTAATCGGAAAAGTAACGGGAGCAGCCGAAGAAGCGCAAAATGTCGTACAAGAGATGCAGGACCGTCTAGAAGTGGTAAAAGAAAAAGCAAGTCGTATCGAAGAACCTAAACGTGTATGGGTCGAAGTATCACCTGCACCAGATATTTTTACTCCTGGGCAAAACACTTTTATGCATGAAATGTTAGAATCAATCCACGCAGTAAATACTGCAGGAGATCAAACTGGCTGGGTGAAAATGACGGAAGAAGAAATTGTTACGTTAAACCCTGATGTGATTATTACGACATATGGCTATTATGTCGATAATCCAGCTGAAGGTGTATTAAGTCGAGAAGGCTGGACAGAAGTTCCTGCCATTAAAAACGAGCAAGTCTATGACGTGAACAATGATACCGTTACAAGACCAGGACCTAGACTAATTGACGGAGTTGAAACTCTTGCAGAGCTCATTTATCCAGATGTTTTCAAAAACTAG
- the cbiB gene encoding adenosylcobinamide-phosphate synthase CbiB, with translation MMTTFELNIYYIAFAVMLDLLIGDPRWIPHPVIIIGKFIDVIERRWNRNHHIKMKGFFLLVVIACGAYLTITGIIWLLSLVHPLLSLIAEVYFISTTIAMKGLQQAGLEVMKPLLQNDLPKARLKLSYIVGRDTEDLPKSEIVRGTVETVAENTVDGIISPIFWAIIGGAPLAMAYRAINTLDSMVGYKNERYIDFGWASARCDDLANYIPARLTAFFMWIFAVFIPYSKRKNALLITFRDAKKHPSPNGGWPEAMTAGLLGVILGGENKYQGKVSYRAEMGKYYRPLEIDDIKKSIVYMHGAWIVFILTLYGGVLLFHLI, from the coding sequence ATGATGACAACATTTGAATTGAATATTTATTACATAGCCTTTGCCGTGATGTTAGACTTACTTATTGGAGATCCCCGTTGGATCCCTCATCCTGTCATCATTATCGGAAAGTTCATCGATGTTATTGAACGAAGGTGGAATAGAAATCATCATATAAAAATGAAAGGCTTCTTCCTTTTAGTCGTGATTGCTTGTGGAGCATACCTAACCATCACAGGAATTATTTGGCTATTATCACTTGTCCATCCTCTCCTATCACTAATAGCGGAGGTCTACTTTATTTCCACTACTATCGCGATGAAAGGTCTGCAACAAGCTGGTTTGGAGGTGATGAAACCTCTCCTACAAAACGATCTTCCAAAAGCAAGGTTAAAACTTAGTTATATTGTAGGAAGAGACACCGAGGACCTACCAAAATCGGAAATTGTTCGGGGAACCGTTGAGACAGTGGCAGAAAATACTGTTGACGGGATCATTTCCCCAATATTTTGGGCTATTATTGGAGGTGCTCCACTTGCCATGGCATACAGAGCAATTAATACACTTGATTCGATGGTAGGGTATAAAAATGAAAGATATATAGATTTTGGCTGGGCTTCTGCACGTTGTGATGACCTAGCTAATTACATTCCAGCTCGATTAACAGCTTTCTTCATGTGGATTTTTGCCGTTTTCATTCCTTATTCTAAACGTAAAAATGCGCTGCTAATAACTTTTCGTGATGCAAAAAAACATCCGAGTCCAAATGGAGGATGGCCCGAAGCAATGACTGCTGGTCTATTAGGTGTCATTTTAGGTGGAGAAAACAAGTACCAAGGCAAAGTGTCCTACCGAGCAGAAATGGGAAAGTACTATCGTCCACTCGAAATAGATGATATAAAAAAAAGCATTGTCTATATGCACGGAGCCTGGATTGTCTTTATCCTCACCCTTTATGGAGGAGTGTTACTTTTTCATCTCATTTAA
- a CDS encoding bifunctional adenosylcobinamide kinase/adenosylcobinamide-phosphate guanylyltransferase, whose amino-acid sequence MITFISGGARSGKSAFAEKSAYHVFQKHRTLTKRLYYFATAEQIDGEMKDRINRHQKQREEDWRTIEVPTNVTDELISMNPYDVILLDCLTIWLNNMMYKKEADLIVIEREIHKWMEICRRKKLHLFIVSNDVNEGIMIRDYFTDQYLYLLECIHRFFVKEADTVYQVVASLPIKWRG is encoded by the coding sequence ATGATCACATTTATTTCAGGTGGAGCGAGGTCAGGTAAAAGTGCATTCGCAGAAAAATCTGCTTATCATGTTTTTCAAAAGCACAGAACCCTTACTAAAAGGCTGTATTATTTTGCCACTGCAGAACAAATCGATGGTGAAATGAAGGACCGTATAAACCGACATCAGAAACAACGCGAAGAAGATTGGCGAACAATTGAAGTGCCAACTAACGTGACTGATGAGCTTATCTCAATGAATCCTTATGATGTTATATTACTAGATTGCCTTACAATTTGGTTAAACAATATGATGTATAAAAAGGAGGCGGATCTTATAGTAATTGAAAGAGAAATCCATAAGTGGATGGAGATTTGTCGCAGAAAAAAGCTTCACCTTTTTATTGTTTCCAATGATGTGAATGAAGGAATTATGATAAGAGATTATTTTACTGACCAATATTTATACCTCCTTGAATGTATTCATCGTTTTTTTGTGAAAGAAGCAGATACGGTCTATCAAGTTGTGGCTTCTTTACCAATAAAATGGAGAGGGTGA
- a CDS encoding FecCD family ABC transporter permease has product MQSSFIQMFSKTRPIWIYFLTGVFVVSAALLGLFSSSVHYPITLILDILTNKLIGVQLFHHEIPQTAEKIIWEIRFPRVLLAFFVGAALSLAGAAFQGLLRNPLADPFTIGVSSGASLGAVIVLYFQLTLSFLGVYTLPIVAILSGFIAMVIVFGVTILANKQLSIETIILAGIIVSSFISAVVSLIISLSPQEDARSILYWLMGNIGMRGWSHVKLLVPFFIIGSLMLMIRSKELNAFALGEEAAEHLGVNVQKGKVLIIIGASLLTGAAVSVSGSIGFVGLVIPHFTRLLVGPNHRHVLPLSLFIGGGYLILADLLARTLLAPSELPIGVITALIGAPIFALLLIRERMGRR; this is encoded by the coding sequence TTGCAGAGCTCATTTATCCAGATGTTTTCAAAAACTAGACCCATATGGATCTATTTCCTTACAGGAGTGTTTGTCGTTTCGGCAGCACTCCTAGGTTTATTTAGTAGTAGTGTTCATTATCCAATAACACTGATCCTTGATATTTTGACAAATAAACTAATAGGTGTTCAACTTTTCCATCATGAAATCCCTCAAACGGCTGAAAAAATCATTTGGGAAATACGATTTCCACGCGTGCTTTTAGCTTTTTTTGTTGGGGCTGCTTTATCCTTAGCAGGCGCTGCCTTTCAAGGGCTTTTACGAAATCCTTTAGCTGACCCCTTTACAATCGGTGTTTCTTCTGGGGCTTCTTTAGGAGCCGTTATCGTCCTTTACTTTCAACTAACACTTTCTTTTTTAGGTGTTTACACACTCCCCATTGTTGCAATTCTTTCAGGGTTTATTGCAATGGTCATTGTTTTTGGTGTAACAATTCTAGCAAATAAACAGTTATCAATCGAAACCATTATTTTAGCAGGAATTATTGTTAGCTCATTTATTAGCGCAGTTGTTTCCCTTATCATCTCACTTAGTCCACAAGAAGATGCTCGATCCATTTTATATTGGCTAATGGGGAATATAGGAATGAGAGGCTGGAGTCATGTAAAGTTACTGGTTCCTTTTTTTATCATTGGAAGTCTTATGCTCATGATACGTTCTAAAGAGTTAAATGCATTTGCACTTGGAGAAGAAGCAGCAGAGCATTTAGGGGTAAATGTGCAAAAAGGTAAAGTACTTATTATAATCGGGGCTTCATTGTTAACAGGTGCAGCTGTATCTGTATCTGGCTCCATCGGATTTGTAGGACTGGTGATTCCTCACTTTACCCGTTTATTAGTAGGACCCAATCATCGACATGTTCTTCCGTTGTCGTTATTTATTGGAGGAGGATACTTAATACTTGCTGATTTACTTGCAAGAACACTTCTTGCACCTAGTGAACTTCCAATAGGCGTTATCACAGCATTAATTGGTGCACCTATTTTTGCCTTATTACTAATTCGTGAACGTATGGGAAGGAGGTAA